The following coding sequences lie in one Treponema socranskii subsp. buccale genomic window:
- a CDS encoding ABC transporter ATP-binding protein, with the protein MIEVSHLSRNYGTFRAVNDVSFSIPTGQIVGLLGPNGAGKTTTMRMITGFLKPSGGMISIDGVNIEDASVASKRKIGYMPEAAPLYGDMIVEDYLRYIADMQGENADEKIPRLCEECGLKEVMDKNISELSRGYRQRVGLAHALMHDPEILILDEPTSGLDPNQIGEVRNLIREIGKTRTVIVSTHILGEVETLCSRVIIIANGKLVADSPTDELRERYGHKAALKLTAGGCSKDDIAAELKSIAGVENVSAVSGEAVTGDADAFSLLVSVSGTAEVRPALFKAIAAKGGWLYELAMQRNSLEDVFHELTTAEAQK; encoded by the coding sequence ATGATAGAAGTTTCGCACTTGTCCCGAAATTACGGGACATTCCGTGCGGTAAACGATGTGAGCTTTTCGATCCCGACGGGGCAAATCGTCGGTCTGCTCGGCCCGAACGGCGCGGGCAAAACGACGACGATGCGCATGATCACCGGTTTTTTAAAACCGTCCGGCGGCATGATTTCGATCGACGGAGTGAACATCGAAGATGCAAGCGTCGCATCGAAACGAAAGATCGGCTACATGCCCGAAGCCGCGCCTCTCTACGGCGATATGATTGTCGAAGATTACCTGCGCTATATTGCGGACATGCAGGGCGAAAATGCCGATGAAAAAATTCCCCGTCTGTGCGAAGAGTGCGGCCTCAAAGAAGTGATGGATAAAAATATCTCCGAGCTTTCGCGCGGCTACAGGCAGCGTGTCGGACTCGCGCACGCGCTCATGCACGATCCTGAAATATTGATTTTGGACGAACCGACGAGCGGACTCGATCCGAATCAAATCGGCGAAGTGCGAAACTTGATCCGCGAAATCGGAAAGACGCGCACGGTTATCGTTTCGACGCACATCCTCGGCGAAGTGGAAACGCTGTGCAGCCGCGTCATCATCATCGCAAACGGCAAGCTTGTCGCCGACAGTCCGACCGATGAACTGCGCGAACGATACGGCCATAAAGCAGCTCTCAAACTGACCGCAGGCGGATGTTCAAAAGACGATATCGCAGCCGAACTCAAATCGATTGCGGGAGTCGAAAACGTTTCGGCGGTAAGCGGAGAAGCCGTAACCGGAGATGCGGATGCGTTTTCTCTCCTCGTTTCGGTTTCGGGAACGGCTGAAGTCCGGCCGGCTCTTTTCAAAGCGATCGCAGCGAAGGGCGGCTGGTTATACGAACTTGCAATGCAGCGGAACAGTCTCGAAGACGTGTTCCACGAACTTACTACAGCGGAGGCGCAAAAATGA
- the rnhA gene encoding ribonuclease HI, which yields MIESFKNGTLVVYTDGGCSGNPGPGGWACVIVDGEKKETISGGEKSTTNNRMELTAAIAALSAVVQNPQYGGRPVHIFCDSQYVKNGITSWIRSWKKNGWRTAAKKPVLNRDLWERLDALSASLDISWSWVKGHAGIKYNELCDELCQKEIRRQKN from the coding sequence ATGATTGAATCTTTCAAAAACGGAACGCTCGTCGTCTATACCGACGGCGGCTGCAGCGGAAATCCCGGACCGGGCGGCTGGGCGTGCGTCATCGTCGACGGTGAAAAAAAAGAAACGATAAGCGGCGGAGAAAAATCGACGACAAATAACCGTATGGAGCTCACTGCCGCGATCGCAGCTCTTTCCGCCGTCGTGCAAAACCCGCAGTACGGCGGACGGCCGGTACATATTTTTTGCGACAGCCAATATGTCAAAAACGGCATTACGTCCTGGATCCGCTCGTGGAAAAAAAACGGCTGGCGCACTGCGGCGAAAAAACCCGTCTTAAACCGCGATTTGTGGGAAAGACTCGACGCTCTTTCCGCATCGCTCGATATTTCGTGGTCGTGGGTAAAAGGACACGCGGGAATCAAATACAACGAACTGTGCGACGAGCTGTGCCAAAAAGAAATCCGCAGACAAAAGAATTGA
- a CDS encoding NAD(P)/FAD-dependent oxidoreductase translates to MIEEITLIVRPENEHDERVLKHKATEALSKKNINARNEDIRLAVVKRSIDARHGRIRICLRCKAYIGEAPDVQFEKSVPEWKRADGARRVVIVGSGPAGLFGALRLLEDGITPIIVERGEETDERKKTIAKIGTKSSVDGDSNYCFGEGGAGAFSDGKLYTRSTKRGDVGRILALFNFFGASESILSDAHPHIGTDKLPKIVNAMREKIMSLGGEFHSCTKCVDFLTETENGKKRITGIAAEHTKTKEKRTIEADAVLLASGHSANDIYALVARCAPEALEAKTFAAGVRVEHPRELIDAIQFHGKNFHSAEYRLTTQVSGRGVYSFCMCPGGFVVPSATSGDEIVVNGMSSSRRNSKWSNAAIVVETRPEDIPEEFIKKAGDCPALAGLYWRTHLEREAKLHGEGQAAPAQRMEDFLLHRKSDSLPPTSFTPGIVASRLDEWLPAHIEKRLEKAFVDFNKTMRGFISHDALLIAVETRTSTPVRILRDKETGECVSVARLYPAGEASGYSGGIVSSAMDGENAAALIAEQIKSVC, encoded by the coding sequence ATGATCGAAGAAATCACGCTCATCGTACGCCCCGAAAACGAGCACGATGAACGGGTATTGAAACATAAAGCGACGGAAGCGCTTTCGAAAAAAAATATCAACGCCCGAAACGAAGACATACGGCTCGCAGTCGTAAAGCGTTCGATCGACGCACGGCACGGCCGCATACGCATCTGCCTGCGCTGCAAAGCCTATATCGGCGAAGCGCCCGACGTACAATTCGAAAAGTCCGTTCCCGAATGGAAGCGTGCCGACGGAGCAAGACGCGTCGTCATCGTCGGATCCGGTCCCGCCGGATTGTTCGGCGCACTCCGCCTGCTTGAAGACGGCATCACGCCGATAATCGTCGAACGAGGTGAAGAGACGGACGAGCGCAAAAAAACGATAGCTAAGATCGGTACGAAAAGCTCGGTCGACGGCGACAGCAATTACTGTTTCGGCGAAGGAGGCGCCGGCGCGTTCAGCGACGGAAAGCTTTACACGAGAAGTACAAAGCGTGGAGACGTAGGCCGCATCCTCGCCCTGTTCAATTTTTTCGGCGCGTCCGAATCGATCCTCTCCGACGCGCACCCGCACATCGGTACGGACAAGCTTCCGAAAATCGTAAACGCGATGCGCGAAAAAATCATGTCACTCGGAGGCGAATTTCACAGCTGCACAAAATGCGTCGATTTTCTCACGGAAACCGAAAACGGCAAAAAACGCATCACGGGAATCGCCGCAGAGCATACGAAAACGAAAGAGAAGCGCACGATCGAAGCGGACGCGGTGCTGCTTGCATCGGGACATTCGGCAAACGACATATACGCCCTCGTCGCGCGATGCGCTCCGGAAGCGCTCGAAGCGAAAACCTTTGCGGCGGGCGTGCGCGTCGAACACCCGCGAGAACTCATCGATGCGATTCAGTTTCACGGAAAAAATTTTCACTCCGCAGAATACCGCCTTACGACGCAAGTCTCGGGGCGCGGCGTCTATTCTTTTTGCATGTGTCCCGGAGGCTTTGTCGTGCCGTCGGCGACAAGCGGTGACGAAATCGTCGTAAACGGTATGTCGTCGAGCAGACGCAATTCAAAGTGGTCGAACGCGGCGATCGTCGTCGAAACGCGGCCGGAAGACATCCCCGAAGAATTTATTAAAAAAGCGGGCGACTGTCCCGCCCTTGCGGGCTTGTATTGGCGGACGCATCTCGAACGCGAAGCGAAGCTGCACGGAGAGGGACAAGCGGCACCCGCGCAACGCATGGAAGATTTCCTTTTACACCGCAAAAGCGATTCGCTTCCTCCGACGAGCTTTACGCCCGGCATCGTCGCAAGCAGACTCGACGAATGGCTTCCCGCGCACATCGAAAAGAGGCTCGAAAAAGCGTTTGTCGATTTTAATAAAACGATGCGCGGCTTTATTTCGCACGATGCGCTCCTCATCGCCGTCGAAACGCGTACATCGACTCCCGTCCGCATACTGCGAGATAAGGAGACGGGCGAATGCGTTTCCGTCGCGCGCCTCTATCCCGCAGGCGAGGCTTCGGGTTATTCCGGCGGTATCGTATCGTCGGCTATGGACGGAGAAAATGCGGCAGCTCTCATCGCCGAGCAAATCAAATCGGTATGTTGA
- a CDS encoding SAM-dependent methyltransferase, producing the protein MPSSVKKLSGAAFLSFPDMYDMLAAELRERFFCDLRESVRYGDLLYTPHIDNLLINNLQNESEAIDDGKIAQGIPSLRVPYWCRTAMLSPLSIDFESIGDASRELSDIQRNWAPYDYQFFRRSALIRAKLPYINLKERSFPVRIPTAPIGLYTLTGKHTMLASAATTSFLPAGAIRFTENHEDPPSRAYLKLYEALTLMRLFFGCDLPGKGDRCFDAGASPGGWTWVLTGLGCNVLSVDRAELVPELMKNPRVDFLRHDAFTLKPEDVGACDWVFSDVICYPERLYEWIGMWLSSGLCRNMICTVKMQGGIDWQLIEKFATLPDSRLVHLNYNKHELTWLCCKK; encoded by the coding sequence ATGCCAAGTAGTGTAAAAAAATTATCGGGCGCAGCGTTTTTATCGTTTCCCGACATGTACGATATGCTCGCCGCCGAACTTCGCGAACGTTTTTTTTGCGATTTGCGAGAGTCCGTTCGGTACGGCGATTTGCTCTATACGCCGCATATCGACAATTTATTAATTAATAATTTACAAAATGAAAGCGAAGCGATCGACGACGGGAAAATTGCACAAGGTATTCCCTCCTTGCGTGTGCCGTATTGGTGCCGCACCGCCATGCTCTCGCCTCTCTCGATCGATTTCGAATCGATCGGCGATGCTTCCCGCGAACTTTCGGACATACAGCGAAACTGGGCGCCGTATGACTATCAATTTTTCAGACGATCGGCTCTCATCAGAGCAAAGCTTCCGTATATCAATCTGAAAGAACGCTCCTTTCCCGTGCGCATACCGACCGCCCCTATCGGATTATATACGCTTACCGGAAAACACACGATGCTCGCCTCGGCCGCAACGACGAGCTTTTTGCCCGCAGGTGCGATTCGTTTTACGGAAAATCACGAAGACCCGCCGAGCCGCGCATATCTGAAACTCTACGAAGCGCTGACGCTCATGCGCCTTTTTTTCGGCTGCGACTTGCCGGGAAAAGGCGACCGCTGTTTTGACGCCGGTGCAAGTCCCGGAGGCTGGACGTGGGTGCTTACAGGTTTGGGCTGCAACGTGCTTTCCGTAGACAGGGCGGAACTCGTGCCAGAACTTATGAAAAACCCCCGCGTCGATTTTTTGCGCCACGACGCTTTTACGCTTAAACCCGAAGACGTCGGTGCATGCGATTGGGTTTTCAGCGATGTGATATGCTATCCCGAAAGGCTTTACGAATGGATCGGTATGTGGCTTTCAAGCGGTCTTTGCCGCAACATGATCTGCACCGTTAAAATGCAGGGCGGTATCGATTGGCAGCTTATCGAAAAATTTGCAACGCTCCCCGACAGCCGCCTCGTACATTTGAATTATAACAAGCACGAACTTACATGGCTCTGCTGCAAAAAATAA
- a CDS encoding ABC transporter permease subunit, with amino-acid sequence MSDTLNKKHSPAAVIMKRELAAYFTSPVAYIVTALFLIIAGITFFVFFFFQDRAELRNYFSLLPILLSFFIPALTMRLFAEEKRSGSIETLMTLPVTESSVAAGKWLAAFLSAAVMVAPTMLYVIPLFIFGSPDMGPVVGGFLGAFFLCAAFSAIGVFASAVTKNQIIAFFTAFIICISLTLIDSFLIFLPAEIVAALSYISASSHFSSIARGIIDTRDLLYFASLTVFFFYLTVIVQQNERK; translated from the coding sequence ATGAGCGACACGCTTAACAAAAAACATTCTCCCGCCGCCGTCATCATGAAGCGGGAACTCGCCGCGTATTTTACGAGTCCCGTCGCATACATCGTCACGGCACTCTTTCTCATCATCGCGGGTATCACCTTTTTCGTCTTTTTCTTTTTTCAAGATCGGGCGGAGCTGCGGAATTATTTTTCGCTCCTTCCGATTTTGCTTTCGTTTTTTATTCCGGCGCTGACGATGCGGCTGTTCGCCGAAGAAAAGCGAAGCGGCTCGATCGAAACGCTCATGACGCTTCCCGTCACCGAAAGCTCCGTCGCCGCAGGCAAATGGCTTGCAGCCTTTTTAAGCGCTGCCGTCATGGTCGCTCCGACAATGCTGTACGTCATTCCGCTTTTCATATTCGGTTCTCCCGATATGGGGCCTGTCGTCGGAGGCTTTTTGGGCGCTTTCTTTTTGTGCGCCGCCTTTTCGGCGATCGGAGTATTCGCGTCGGCGGTTACGAAAAATCAAATCATCGCGTTTTTCACAGCCTTTATCATCTGCATTTCGCTGACGCTGATCGATTCGTTTTTGATTTTCCTGCCGGCTGAAATCGTCGCCGCACTGTCGTACATCTCCGCATCGTCGCATTTTTCATCGATCGCACGAGGCATCATCGACACGCGCGACCTCTTGTACTTCGCTTCGCTCACCGTCTTTTTCTTTTATCTCACGGTGATCGTTCAGCAAAATGAAAGGAAGTAA
- the gdhA gene encoding NADP-specific glutamate dehydrogenase yields the protein MKNAYVKRIWEDVQLKNADQSEFLQAVQEVLTTIEPAVAKMQKELERNAVLERFVEPERTVMFRVPWTDDKGAPHINRGYRVQFNSAIGPYKGGLRFSPEVNLSVLKFLGFEQTLKNSLTTLPMGGGKGGSDFDPHGKSDAEVMRFCQSFVTELYRHIGPDTDVPAGDKGVGGREVAFMFGQYKRITNTFSGVLTGKGLDFGGSLIRTEATGYGLIYFAECMLKKIGEDFTGKICSVSGDGNVAQYAVEKLIQLGAKPVTLSDHTGFIFDAQGITQKKLDYVKKLRAAHKGISEYVKKFPEAKFTANAKPWSVKVDCAFPCATQNELCGKDADMLIKNGVRLVAEGANMPSTLDATAKFQNAKVLFAPGKASNAGGVSVSGLEMSQNSEHLSWSKEEVDAKLKRIMTNIHDNAYDTAKEFGVKGDYVAGANIAGFVKVARAMIAQGLV from the coding sequence ATGAAAAACGCATACGTCAAACGGATTTGGGAAGACGTTCAGCTGAAAAATGCGGATCAGAGCGAATTCCTCCAAGCGGTTCAGGAAGTTTTAACGACGATCGAACCCGCCGTTGCAAAGATGCAAAAAGAACTTGAACGCAATGCGGTCCTCGAGCGTTTCGTAGAGCCGGAACGCACCGTCATGTTCCGCGTGCCGTGGACGGACGACAAGGGCGCACCTCACATCAACCGCGGATATCGTGTGCAGTTCAACAGCGCGATCGGCCCGTACAAGGGAGGCCTGCGCTTCAGCCCCGAAGTGAATCTTTCGGTTTTGAAATTTTTGGGTTTCGAGCAGACGCTCAAAAACAGTTTAACGACGCTCCCGATGGGCGGAGGCAAGGGCGGAAGCGATTTCGATCCGCACGGAAAATCGGACGCGGAAGTGATGCGCTTTTGCCAATCGTTCGTGACGGAATTGTACCGCCACATCGGCCCCGATACGGATGTGCCGGCAGGCGACAAAGGAGTGGGCGGACGCGAAGTCGCGTTTATGTTCGGACAGTACAAGCGCATTACGAATACGTTTTCCGGAGTGCTCACCGGTAAGGGGCTCGACTTCGGCGGCTCGCTCATCCGTACAGAAGCGACGGGCTACGGGCTCATCTATTTTGCGGAGTGTATGCTGAAAAAAATCGGCGAAGACTTTACCGGTAAAATATGTTCGGTGTCGGGCGACGGAAACGTCGCGCAGTACGCTGTAGAAAAATTGATTCAGCTCGGAGCAAAACCCGTGACGCTCAGCGATCACACGGGATTCATTTTCGATGCACAGGGTATTACGCAAAAAAAACTCGACTACGTAAAAAAGCTCCGCGCCGCGCATAAGGGTATTTCCGAATACGTAAAAAAATTTCCCGAAGCGAAGTTTACCGCGAATGCGAAACCGTGGTCGGTAAAAGTCGATTGTGCATTTCCGTGCGCGACGCAAAACGAACTGTGCGGAAAAGATGCCGATATGCTTATTAAAAACGGAGTTCGGCTCGTCGCGGAAGGTGCGAATATGCCGAGCACGCTCGATGCGACGGCGAAGTTTCAAAACGCGAAAGTGCTTTTCGCTCCCGGCAAAGCTTCGAACGCGGGCGGCGTTTCCGTTTCCGGCCTTGAAATGAGTCAAAACAGCGAACACCTCTCGTGGTCAAAGGAAGAAGTCGACGCGAAGCTCAAGCGGATCATGACGAACATCCACGACAACGCGTACGATACGGCGAAGGAGTTCGGCGTAAAAGGCGACTATGTCGCCGGTGCGAATATCGCGGGGTTCGTCAAAGTCGCCCGCGCGATGATCGCGCAGGGACTGGTGTAA
- the mscL gene encoding large-conductance mechanosensitive channel protein MscL: MGENNSENKFSLKSGFSAASKEATAFKKFISRGNVVDMAIGVIIGGAFGKIISSLVNDIIMPLIGLLIGGIDFTNLSVKIGEATVAYGKFIQTVVDFLIVAICIFTVVRIFERFKKKEEEIEAPPAKPADVVLLEEIRDILKNKN; the protein is encoded by the coding sequence ATGGGTGAAAACAATTCGGAAAATAAGTTCAGCTTAAAGAGCGGATTTTCCGCGGCATCGAAAGAAGCGACGGCTTTTAAAAAATTCATTTCCCGCGGCAATGTCGTCGATATGGCGATCGGTGTCATCATCGGCGGTGCGTTCGGAAAAATCATTTCGAGCCTCGTAAACGATATCATTATGCCGCTTATCGGTTTGTTGATCGGCGGTATCGATTTTACGAATTTGAGCGTCAAAATCGGTGAAGCGACGGTCGCATACGGTAAGTTTATACAGACCGTCGTCGATTTTTTGATCGTCGCAATCTGTATTTTTACGGTCGTCAGAATATTCGAACGATTTAAGAAAAAAGAAGAAGAAATCGAAGCGCCTCCCGCAAAGCCTGCCGATGTCGTGCTTTTGGAAGAAATTCGCGATATTTTGAAAAATAAAAATTAA
- a CDS encoding M15 family metallopeptidase, producing MKKQTILPAAALVCAAALTLLFFAFGRKSAGKASGAETAFLTKSQSAPAAPKTVEEVQREKDEAFVRSVISKMSARARETIVIDDYGEFIADLKAVLEEDAQNPKDDLSLLTLVDKTHPLPDGYAPARLIPLVKNDAFNIIRNDLSLRPEAYEALVVMGREAKKDGITLLVSSTYRSYEYQKKVFERWVAIDGLAEAERESSRAGTSQHQTGLVIDFGSIDNTFANTRAGAWMRNHAESFGWSLSFPDGYEDATGYRWESWHFRYIGKKACAFQKKYFGDIQQFTLEFIDAWKSL from the coding sequence ATGAAAAAACAAACGATACTGCCGGCTGCGGCGCTGGTGTGCGCCGCGGCGCTTACTCTGCTGTTTTTCGCCTTCGGGCGGAAAAGCGCCGGAAAAGCTTCCGGTGCGGAAACGGCTTTTTTAACAAAATCACAAAGTGCTCCCGCCGCACCGAAAACGGTTGAAGAGGTGCAGCGGGAAAAAGACGAGGCGTTCGTCCGTTCCGTGATTTCAAAGATGAGCGCTCGGGCGAGGGAAACGATCGTCATAGACGATTACGGTGAATTTATCGCGGATTTAAAAGCGGTGCTCGAAGAAGACGCACAAAATCCGAAAGACGATCTTTCGCTTTTGACCCTCGTCGATAAAACGCATCCGCTCCCCGACGGCTACGCCCCTGCCCGCCTCATTCCGCTCGTCAAAAACGATGCGTTCAACATTATCCGAAACGATCTTTCGTTGAGACCCGAAGCCTACGAAGCGCTCGTCGTTATGGGACGAGAAGCAAAAAAAGACGGCATTACCCTGCTCGTAAGCTCAACATACCGCTCCTACGAATATCAAAAAAAAGTATTCGAGCGCTGGGTTGCGATCGACGGACTTGCGGAAGCCGAAAGGGAAAGTTCTCGAGCGGGCACGAGTCAGCACCAGACGGGTCTCGTCATCGACTTCGGTTCCATCGACAACACCTTCGCAAACACCCGCGCGGGCGCGTGGATGCGAAATCACGCCGAAAGTTTCGGCTGGAGTTTGAGCTTTCCCGACGGCTATGAGGACGCGACGGGCTACCGCTGGGAAAGCTGGCACTTCCGCTACATCGGGAAAAAGGCGTGCGCGTTTCAAAAAAAATACTTCGGCGACATCCAACAGTTTACGCTCGAATTCATCGACGCGTGGAAATCTTTATGA
- a CDS encoding tyrosine-protein phosphatase encodes MKCVRCMLSIFAAALLFAGCASAPKTAAEGKAPEAKPAQTPEWKTFRGKVTAIEKYGHAVTDIAFADMQKAGYEHGDIVTVRFDNGYTFNAPVVANYDVDKGAFLVRTNHAGGFIAACINYGKLNVTANVGVGSALTVSMKQKAGYREQYALRSLTGTDKRNGYASDEAFANFRCVSLGLIGKNILYRGSHPAKKGWTRAPYASSLMEKAKIKTVVDMSDSRNELTSYLDPSNPQYSAYYASLDKAGGVVCLSMNMDFTSDIFAAGIIGGLRFMISHEGPYYLHCNEGKDRTGFIMILLESLMGASKEEAMRDYMQSYVNFYHVERGSYKYNVIAKANFEPMYKAIVGGLPPVKGSRAYLSANGMTDAEIEALVQRLR; translated from the coding sequence ATGAAATGCGTTCGTTGTATGCTTTCGATTTTTGCGGCGGCACTGTTATTTGCAGGTTGTGCGTCCGCTCCGAAGACGGCGGCCGAAGGAAAGGCGCCTGAAGCGAAACCCGCGCAGACGCCCGAATGGAAGACGTTTCGCGGGAAAGTGACGGCGATAGAAAAATACGGGCACGCCGTCACCGATATCGCGTTTGCCGATATGCAAAAAGCGGGCTATGAACACGGCGATATCGTAACCGTGCGCTTCGACAACGGCTATACGTTCAACGCTCCCGTCGTCGCGAATTACGATGTCGATAAGGGCGCCTTTCTCGTACGCACGAATCACGCAGGCGGCTTTATCGCCGCGTGCATCAATTACGGAAAACTGAACGTAACGGCGAACGTCGGTGTCGGATCCGCACTCACCGTTTCGATGAAACAAAAAGCGGGCTATCGAGAGCAGTACGCGCTGCGCTCCCTTACCGGAACCGATAAAAGGAACGGTTATGCGTCGGATGAAGCCTTTGCCAATTTCAGATGCGTGTCGCTCGGATTGATCGGAAAAAATATTTTATATCGAGGGAGTCACCCTGCGAAAAAGGGCTGGACGCGCGCACCCTATGCGTCCTCTCTTATGGAAAAGGCGAAAATCAAAACGGTCGTCGATATGTCCGATTCCCGAAACGAACTCACGTCCTATCTCGACCCGTCGAATCCTCAATACTCGGCGTATTACGCATCGCTCGATAAAGCGGGCGGCGTCGTGTGCCTCAGTATGAACATGGATTTTACAAGCGATATATTTGCTGCGGGTATTATCGGCGGCTTGCGCTTTATGATCAGCCATGAAGGACCGTATTACCTGCACTGCAACGAAGGAAAGGATCGTACCGGCTTTATCATGATTTTGCTCGAATCGCTCATGGGCGCAAGCAAAGAAGAAGCGATGCGCGATTATATGCAGAGTTATGTCAATTTTTATCATGTGGAAAGAGGCAGCTATAAATACAACGTTATTGCGAAGGCGAATTTCGAGCCGATGTATAAAGCGATCGTCGGAGGCTTGCCGCCTGTAAAAGGCTCGCGGGCATATCTTTCCGCCAACGGTATGACCGACGCGGAAATCGAAGCGCTTGTGCAGCGTCTTCGCTGA
- a CDS encoding histidine phosphatase family protein has product MTLYVTRHGETEWNAKHIISGLAEIPLSEKGRLQAASLAARLAEHQNDYRIKHILVSPLGRARETASYIEKALGIDAVVEERLHEIDFGAFEHTSTQGAEFLAIKANPYKRFPGGESLLYAAYRVYGAIEEGRARFAPDNILFVCHGMLSVLISTYFQDYETIEEFTNSGFENCGLQAYEFK; this is encoded by the coding sequence ATGACGCTCTACGTTACCCGACACGGCGAAACCGAATGGAATGCAAAACACATCATCTCGGGTCTTGCAGAAATTCCGCTGTCGGAAAAAGGCAGGCTGCAAGCAGCTTCTCTCGCCGCCCGACTTGCCGAACATCAAAACGATTATCGTATCAAACACATTCTCGTCTCGCCTCTCGGCCGCGCACGGGAAACCGCATCCTATATCGAAAAGGCGCTCGGCATCGATGCCGTCGTCGAAGAACGTTTGCACGAAATCGATTTCGGCGCATTCGAACACACGAGCACACAGGGTGCGGAATTCCTTGCGATAAAGGCGAACCCGTATAAACGCTTTCCCGGAGGCGAATCGCTGCTCTATGCCGCTTACCGCGTTTACGGAGCTATCGAAGAAGGGCGTGCGCGCTTCGCGCCCGACAATATACTCTTCGTGTGTCACGGTATGCTTTCGGTGCTTATCAGTACGTACTTTCAGGATTACGAAACCATCGAAGAATTCACGAACAGCGGCTTTGAAAACTGCGGCTTACAGGCCTACGAATTCAAGTGA